One Pyrus communis chromosome 4, drPyrComm1.1, whole genome shotgun sequence genomic region harbors:
- the LOC137731150 gene encoding probable pre-mRNA-splicing factor ATP-dependent RNA helicase DEAH5, producing the protein MPVSMEEGSAFNKLQYLSLVSNICSELEANLGISDRVLAEFIAETGRNSDVVDDFQATLKEKGADMPEYLSRSLLKIIHAILPPKGNPSHSHKNKNPAAIEEGLEGIQRSKRQRDDDDDVRIGYQCRRRYSDSEEDEQERWEMKQLIASGVSGAAMRDGHELQFREEGFGEEEHETEFDEEQLLLLEGQSGYSIDMSPVRIVPNPNGSLSRAAALRSALQKESREITRVEENMRLNAAPKDLNRAWEDPMPGRGERHFAQELLGATAARFSGYDRHERNKRAYEGALDLGQSSSLSLCEQRQSLPVYRLKKELIQAVKANRVLVVIGETGSGKTTQITQYLAEAGYTTRGKIGCTQPRRVAATSVAKRVAEEFGCRLGEEVGYSVRFDDCTGPDTVIKYMTEGILLREILSDKNLSQYSVIILDEAHERTVSTDVLFGLLKQLVERRPDLRLIVTSATLDAVKFSDYFFHCQIFTIPGRTYPVELMYSKQPESDYLDAAILTVLQLHLTKPEGDILVFLTGEEEIQFACQSLYERMKVLGREAPELIILPAYGAQPSAEQSKIFKPAPSGKRKVVVATNIAEASLTIDGIYYVIDPGFAKKNVFNPKLGIDLLVVTPISQASAKQRAGRAGRTGAGECYRLYTESAFHNEMSPTTVPEILRTNLVHTTLMMKAMGIHDLKSFDFMDPPSSQVLESAMKQLQSLGALDEEGLLTKLGSRMALLPLDPPLSKMLLASANLGCSDEIVTIIAMLQAGNIFYRPREKQSQADQKKAKFFQPEGDHLTLLTVYEAWKAKDFSKPWCSENFLQFRSLSRARDIRKQLLTVMDKYELEVVSAGRNVVMVRKAIIAGCFFRVARKDPKEGYRTLVDNQQVYIHPSSVLFQRQPAWVIYNELVMTTKEYMREVSAIEPKWLMEQVPRFFKAANPTKMSNGKHQERTEPPYDRYHEPNSWRLSRRRA; encoded by the coding sequence ATGCCTGTTTCCATGGAAGAAGGGTCAGCGTTCAACAAGCTCCAATACCTTTCGCTGGTCTCCAACATTTGTTCTGAACTCGAAGCTAACCTCGGCATATCCGACAGAGTCTTGGCCGAGTTCATAGCCGAGACAGGTCGCAACTCCGACGTTGTCGACGACTTCCAGGCAACCTTAAAAGAAAAGGGTGCGGACATGCCGGAATATCTCAGCCGTTCCTTGTTGAAGATCATCCACGCTATTCTTCCTCCAAAGGGAAACCCCTCTCACTCTCACAAGAACAAGAACCCTGCCGCCATTGAGGAAGGACTTGAAGGGATTCAGAGGAGCAAGAGGCAGAGGGATGACGATGACGATGTTAGGATCGGGTACCAATGTAGAAGGAGGTATTCGGATTCGGAAGAGGATGAGCAGGAGAGATGGGAGATGAAGCAGCTGATTGCCTCCGGCGTTTCGGGTGCTGCAATGCGTGATGGACACGAATTGCAATTTCGAGAAGAGGGTTTTGGGGAAGAAGAGCATGAGACCGAGTTTGATGAGGAGCAATTACTACTTTTGGAAGGGCAGAGTGGATACTCGATTGATATGTCACCGGTTAGGATTGTGCCGAATCCCAACGGGTCATTGAGTCGTGCAGCAGCTCTTCGATCAGCGCTGCAAAAGGAGAGTAGAGAAATAACAAGAGTGGAAGAGAACATGAGGCTCAATGCAGCTCCAAAGGATTTGAATCGCGCTTGGGAAGACCCTATGCCGGGAAGGGGTGAGAGGCATTTTGCACAAGAGCTTCTGGGTGCTACTGCTGCTCGCTTTTCCGGTTATGACAGACACGAGCGGAACAAGCGTGCTTACGAAGGAGCCCTGGATCTTGGGCAGAGTTCAAGCCTTTCTCTTTGCGAACAGCGCCAGAGCTTACCAGTTTACAGGTTGAAGAAAGAACTGATTCAGGCTGTGAAAGCAAATCGGGTTCTTGTTGTCATTGGTGAGACTGGTTCGGGTAAAACTACGCAGATAACTCAATATCTTGCTGAAGCAGGTTACACCACAAGGGGAAAAATCGGTTGCACTCAACCGCGAAGAGTTGCAGCCACGTCTGTGGCCAAGAGAGTTGCTGAGGAATTTGGTTGTCGATTAGGGGAGGAAGTTGGGTACTCTGTACGATTTGATGATTGCACTGGACCGGATACTGTGATCAAGTACATGACCGAGGGGATACTTTTAAGGGAAATTTTGAGTGATAAAAACCTGTCTCAGTACTCCGTGATCATCCTTGATGAAGCTCATGAAAGAACAGTCTCCACTGACGTTCTTTTCGGATTGCTGAAGCAACTTGTTGAAAGGCGACCTGATCTTCGCTTGATTGTTACCTCTGCCACATTGGATGCAGTGAAGTTTTCAGATTATTTCTTTCATTGTCAGATATTTACGATTCCTGGTAGAACTTATCCGGTAGAATTAATGTACTCGAAACAGCCAGAAAGTGATTACTTGGATGCAGCTATATTGACTGTTCTGCAACTTCACTTGACTAAACCCGAAGGTGACATACTTGTGTTCCTGACGGGTGAGGAGGAGATTCAATTTGCTTGTCAGTCTTTGTATGAAAGGATGAAAGTACTCGGTAGAGAAGCTCCAGAATTGATTATTCTACCAGCTTATGGTGCCCAACCGAGTGCAGAGCAATCAAAGATATTCAAGCCTGCTCCTTCAGGGAAGAGAAAAGTGGTTGTTGCTACCAATATTGCTGAAGCCTCTTTGACCATTGATGGGATATACTACGTAATTGATCCGGGATTTgcaaagaaaaatgtatttaaCCCAAAGCTTGGGATTGATTTACTGGTTGTAACTCCAATTTCTCAAGCATCAGCCAAACAACGAGCTGGGCGCGCTGGGCGGACAGGAGCAGGGGAATGTTACCGCCTTTACACTGAGAGCGCTTTTCACAATGAGATGTCTCCTACCACAGTTCCAGAAATCCTAAGAACAAATCTTGTGCATACTACACTTATGATGAAAGCAATGGGGATACACGATCTCAAATCTTTTGATTTTATGGATCCACCGTCATCCCAAGTGCTCGAGTCTGCCATGAAACAGCTGCAAAGTCTAGGAGCTTTGGATGAGGAGGGGTTACTGACCAAATTGGGTAGTAGAATGGCATTGTTGCCTCTGGATCCACCTTTGTCGAAAATGCTGCTTGCCAGTGCGAACCTTGGATGCAGTGATGAGATTGTGACAATCATTGCCATGCTTCAGGCGGGAAATATCTTCTACAGGCCTAGAGAAAAACAAAGCCAAGCAGATCAAAAGAAGGCCAAGTTTTTCCAGCCTGAGGGAGACCATCTGACTTTACTCACTGTTTACGAGGCTTGGAAAGCCAAGGATTTTTCTAAACCCTGGTGTTCTGAGAACTTTTTACAGTTTCGGTCATTGAGCAGGGCAAGGGATATCAGGAAACAGCTTCTTACTGTCATGGACAAGTATGAATTAGAGGTTGTAAGTGCAGGAAGAAATGTCGTAATGGTCAGAAAGGCAATAATTGCTGGATGCTTCTTCAGAGTAGCAAGAAAGGATCCAAAGGAGGGTTATAGAACCTTAGTCGATAATCAGCAAGTTTATATCCACCCGAGCAGCGTTCTTTTCCAGAGACAACCAGCTTGGGTCATCTACAATGAGCTCGTGATGACCACGAAGGAGTACATGCGTGAGGTCAGTGCCATAGAACCCAAGTGGCTGATGGAGCAGGTTCCAAGATTCTTTAAGGCGGCAAATCCTACTAAGATGAGCAACGGCAAACATCAAGAACGTACTGAACCACCGTATGACAGATATCATGAGCCCAACTCATGGCGCCTGAGCAGAAGGCGTGCTTGA
- the LOC137730942 gene encoding lysine--tRNA ligase-like isoform X2 → MAGTPEKMAKAVADLTLESEGAMSKNARKKELKNKQREEERRRKEEEKTKQAAAVASSQVKKDVATEDDEMDPTQYYENRLKHLATQKADKNPYPHKFSCSITVRECVEKYAGLSDGEHLEDISVSLAGRIMSKRSSSSKLFFYDLHGGGPDGEKVQVMADLRKSELDESEFSKFHSSVKRGDIVGITGFPGKTKRGELSIFPRSFIVLSHCLHMMPRQKPGPASDSANKTDRWIPGSPRNPEAYILKDQETRYRQRYLDLILTNEVRQIFKTRFKVIQYIRRFLDNLDFLEVETPMMNMIAGGAAARPFVTYHNELDMKLFMRIAPELYLKQLVVGGLDRVYEIGKQFRNEGIDLTHNPEFTTCEFYMAYADYSDLMTLTEEMLSGMVKELTGGYKIKYHSNGLDKDPIEIDFTPPFRRIDMVEELNKIAGLNINPENLSSAEANQYLKDACKKFDIKCSPPETTTRLLDKLVGHFLEETCVNPAFIINHPEIMSPLAKWHRSKPGLTERFELFVNKHELANAYTELNDPVVQRQRFADQLKDRQSGDDEAMALDETFCRALEYGLPPTGGWGLGVDRLCMWLTDSQNIKEVLLFPAMKPQDEPSAKAI, encoded by the exons ATGGCAGGCACACCCGAAAAAATGGCGAAAGCGGTCGCAGATTTGACATTGGAATCGGAAGGAGCTATGAGCAAAAA TGCACGGAAGAAGGAGTTGAAGAACAAgcaaagggaagaagaaaggcgccggaaagaggaggagaagaccAAGCAG GCTGCTGCCGTGGCGAGCTCGCAAGTTAAGAAAGATGTAGCAACTGAAGATGACGAAATGGATCCAACG CAATACTATGAAAACAGACTGAAGCATCTTGCTACCCAGAAGGCAGATAAAAATCCATATCCTCACAAATTCTCTTGTTCAATCACCGTGCGTGAATGTGTAGAGAAGTATGCAGGCTTAAGCGATGGGGAGCATCTTGAGGATATCAGTGTTTCATTGGCTG GGCGAATCATGAGTAAAAGATCGTCTAGCTCAAAACTTTTCTTTTATGACTTACATGGTGGAGGACCTGATGGTGAGAAGGTCCAAGTCATGGCTGATTTAAG AAAATCAGAGTTGGATGAATCTGAATTTTCCAAGTTCCATTCTAGTGTTAAGCGTGGTGATATTGTCGGTATTACTGGGTTTCCAG GAAAGACTAAGAGGGGGGAGTTGAGCATTTTCCCAAGATCATTTATAGTGTTATCACATTGTCTTCATATGATGCCAAGGCAGAAACCTGGTCCTGCTTCTGATAGTGCTAAT AAAACTGATCGATGGATCCCAGGAAGTCCCAGGAATCCTGAAGCATACATTTTAAAAGACCAG GAAACTCGCTATCGTCAACGTTATTTGGATCTAATATTGACTAATGAGGTTCGACAAATATTCAAGACCAGATTTAAGGTCATTCAGTATATTAGAAGGTTCCTGGACAATCTGGACTTCTTAGAG GTCGAAACTCCTATGATGAATATGATTGCTGGTGGAGCGGCTGCCCGTCCTTTTGTGACTTATCACAATGAACTTGACATGAAGCTTTTCATGCGCATTGCACCTGAACTCTATCTCAAGCAGCTAGTTGTTGGTGGCCTGGATCGTGTTTATGAGATTGGAAAACAATTTAGAAATGAGGGCATTGATTTGACTCATAATCCTGAGTTCACTACCTGTGAATTCTATATGGCTTATGCAGACTACAGTGACTTGATGACGCTGACTGAGGAAATGTTGAGTG GCATGGTCAAGGAACTAACTGGTGGATATAAAATCAAGTATCATTCGAATGGGCTCGACAAGGATCCAATTGAGATTGACTTTACTCCTCCTTTCAG AAGGATCGACATGGTTGAGGAATTAAATAAGATTGCAGGTCTCAACATAAATCCAGAGAATCTCTCCAGTGCAGAAGCTAACCAATATCTTAAGGATGCGTGCAagaaatttgatatcaaatgtTCCCCTCCTGAAACAACAACTCGTTTGTTGGACAAG cTTGTGGGGCACTTTTTGGAAGAGACGTGTGTAAATCCCGCGTTCATCATTAACCATCCTGAGATAATGAGTCCTTTAGCAAAGTGGCATCGATCGAAACCTGGGCTGACTGAACGTTTTGAATTGTTTGTCAACAAGCATGAA CTTGCCAATGCATACACAGAATTGAATGATCCTGTGGTACAACGCCAACGATTTGCTGATCAACTCAAG GACCGACAATCAGGTGATGATGAAGCAATGGCTCTGGACGAAACATTTTGCAGAGCTCTTGAGTATGGGTTACCTCCAACTGGTGGTTGGGGTTTGGGCGTTGACCGGCTCTGTATGTGGCTAACTGATTCACAGAATATTaag GAAGTTCTACTCTTCCCGGCCATGAAACCACAGGATGAGCCTTCTGCTAAAG CCATTTAG
- the LOC137730942 gene encoding lysine--tRNA ligase, cytoplasmic-like isoform X1, with amino-acid sequence MAGTPEKMAKAVADLTLESEGAMSKNARKKELKNKQREEERRRKEEEKTKQAAAVASSQVKKDVATEDDEMDPTQYYENRLKHLATQKADKNPYPHKFSCSITVRECVEKYAGLSDGEHLEDISVSLAGRIMSKRSSSSKLFFYDLHGGGPDGEKVQVMADLRKSELDESEFSKFHSSVKRGDIVGITGFPGKTKRGELSIFPRSFIVLSHCLHMMPRQKPGPASDSANVKKTDRWIPGSPRNPEAYILKDQETRYRQRYLDLILTNEVRQIFKTRFKVIQYIRRFLDNLDFLEVETPMMNMIAGGAAARPFVTYHNELDMKLFMRIAPELYLKQLVVGGLDRVYEIGKQFRNEGIDLTHNPEFTTCEFYMAYADYSDLMTLTEEMLSGMVKELTGGYKIKYHSNGLDKDPIEIDFTPPFRRIDMVEELNKIAGLNINPENLSSAEANQYLKDACKKFDIKCSPPETTTRLLDKLVGHFLEETCVNPAFIINHPEIMSPLAKWHRSKPGLTERFELFVNKHELANAYTELNDPVVQRQRFADQLKDRQSGDDEAMALDETFCRALEYGLPPTGGWGLGVDRLCMWLTDSQNIKEVLLFPAMKPQDEPSAKAI; translated from the exons ATGGCAGGCACACCCGAAAAAATGGCGAAAGCGGTCGCAGATTTGACATTGGAATCGGAAGGAGCTATGAGCAAAAA TGCACGGAAGAAGGAGTTGAAGAACAAgcaaagggaagaagaaaggcgccggaaagaggaggagaagaccAAGCAG GCTGCTGCCGTGGCGAGCTCGCAAGTTAAGAAAGATGTAGCAACTGAAGATGACGAAATGGATCCAACG CAATACTATGAAAACAGACTGAAGCATCTTGCTACCCAGAAGGCAGATAAAAATCCATATCCTCACAAATTCTCTTGTTCAATCACCGTGCGTGAATGTGTAGAGAAGTATGCAGGCTTAAGCGATGGGGAGCATCTTGAGGATATCAGTGTTTCATTGGCTG GGCGAATCATGAGTAAAAGATCGTCTAGCTCAAAACTTTTCTTTTATGACTTACATGGTGGAGGACCTGATGGTGAGAAGGTCCAAGTCATGGCTGATTTAAG AAAATCAGAGTTGGATGAATCTGAATTTTCCAAGTTCCATTCTAGTGTTAAGCGTGGTGATATTGTCGGTATTACTGGGTTTCCAG GAAAGACTAAGAGGGGGGAGTTGAGCATTTTCCCAAGATCATTTATAGTGTTATCACATTGTCTTCATATGATGCCAAGGCAGAAACCTGGTCCTGCTTCTGATAGTGCTAATGTAAAG AAAACTGATCGATGGATCCCAGGAAGTCCCAGGAATCCTGAAGCATACATTTTAAAAGACCAG GAAACTCGCTATCGTCAACGTTATTTGGATCTAATATTGACTAATGAGGTTCGACAAATATTCAAGACCAGATTTAAGGTCATTCAGTATATTAGAAGGTTCCTGGACAATCTGGACTTCTTAGAG GTCGAAACTCCTATGATGAATATGATTGCTGGTGGAGCGGCTGCCCGTCCTTTTGTGACTTATCACAATGAACTTGACATGAAGCTTTTCATGCGCATTGCACCTGAACTCTATCTCAAGCAGCTAGTTGTTGGTGGCCTGGATCGTGTTTATGAGATTGGAAAACAATTTAGAAATGAGGGCATTGATTTGACTCATAATCCTGAGTTCACTACCTGTGAATTCTATATGGCTTATGCAGACTACAGTGACTTGATGACGCTGACTGAGGAAATGTTGAGTG GCATGGTCAAGGAACTAACTGGTGGATATAAAATCAAGTATCATTCGAATGGGCTCGACAAGGATCCAATTGAGATTGACTTTACTCCTCCTTTCAG AAGGATCGACATGGTTGAGGAATTAAATAAGATTGCAGGTCTCAACATAAATCCAGAGAATCTCTCCAGTGCAGAAGCTAACCAATATCTTAAGGATGCGTGCAagaaatttgatatcaaatgtTCCCCTCCTGAAACAACAACTCGTTTGTTGGACAAG cTTGTGGGGCACTTTTTGGAAGAGACGTGTGTAAATCCCGCGTTCATCATTAACCATCCTGAGATAATGAGTCCTTTAGCAAAGTGGCATCGATCGAAACCTGGGCTGACTGAACGTTTTGAATTGTTTGTCAACAAGCATGAA CTTGCCAATGCATACACAGAATTGAATGATCCTGTGGTACAACGCCAACGATTTGCTGATCAACTCAAG GACCGACAATCAGGTGATGATGAAGCAATGGCTCTGGACGAAACATTTTGCAGAGCTCTTGAGTATGGGTTACCTCCAACTGGTGGTTGGGGTTTGGGCGTTGACCGGCTCTGTATGTGGCTAACTGATTCACAGAATATTaag GAAGTTCTACTCTTCCCGGCCATGAAACCACAGGATGAGCCTTCTGCTAAAG CCATTTAG